The Chloroflexus aggregans DSM 9485 genome segment AAACCGATTATTGCAATGCAGCGATCCACGGCGCGGGTTACAGAGTTTGCCACGCCGTGGCGATGTACCGGTGCGTAGAACACCGGTCTTACCTTTTACCTATTCTTCGCTAATCGTAATGCCCAGAATCGTCTCACCCGGTGTTGCCAAATCGGCAGGATTGTTCGGATCGCGCAGCGGAATGCCGTCCACAATCTCCTGTCCTTTGATCACGCGCCCAAAGATGGTGTACTGCTCGTTAAGCCACGGTGCCGGTGCAGTCGTGATAAAGAATTGTGAACCGGCACTGTTGGGGTCAGTAGAGCGTGCCATTGCCACGATCCCGGGCTGGTCGAACAGGATTTTGTCGGTGAACTCAGCAGGGATGGTATAGCCCGGCCCACCGGTGCCATCGCCGTTCGGATCGCCACCTTGTGCCATAAAGTTCGGCAGGACACGGTGCCACGTTAAGCCGTTGTAGAAATTCTGGCGGGCTAGAAAGACGAAATTGTTCACCGTTTGCGGCGCAATATCGGGCAACAGCTCAATCACTATCTCGCCGCGGGGTGTGTAGATGGTCGCGGTGTACTTCTTGGCCGGATCAATTGTCATTGGGGGTGGGCTGTTATACCGGTAGGTCGTGGCGGTTGGCATGATCGGCATTGTGCTTGCCGCCGGTGTTGGAGTGGCAACGGGTGCAGCCGTCGGTGGGGCCGGTGGAGTGGTAGGAGACGGCGTCGCTGTTGGTGGTGCTGCACGGCTAATCAGTAGGCCGGCAACAAGACCAAGAATGATCAGCAGAATAGCAATGGCTATCAAGCCGGTCATTGGATTAGGTGTGGAAGATGGACGTTGTGTACTCACATGACACCTCGATAACAATTCGATACCGCAGGCATTATACCGGTGAGGATGCGATGGTGACAAGTGGATCCGGTCGTACCTTATTGCACACACGCTTCCCACTCTGGGGCGTAGCGATGGAGGTCATGGCGTAAGCGGAGGAGCGCGAGATCACCGGCTTTAGCTTCGAGCATAAGATCGAATGGCGGCAAGCCACGACTTGCCGCGAGTAGGTCGAGCGCGTCTTGGGCAACGATAAAATCGGCGTGTTGACCGGGGCGCGGTGGTAGAACGCGGGTCGTACCGTTGCGCCCCGGTAGCAGATGGGCCTCGCTCCGCTGACTGCTCAGATGCACTTCAGGGCGCACGTCGCGCGGCCACGTTGCCAGACTCAACCCGAGGGCAAGCGGCAAACTCCATCGGTCGGGATTGTGTAAATGAAAATGGAGGTAGTCGAAGACAATCGGTATCCCGATACGAGCGGCCAGAGTCAGCAGCAGGCGTAGTGATGGCCCACTACTGTTATGTTCGATGGTGGTGCGTCGGCGGGCAGGCGCCGATAATGCCGACCAGCGCCGCGTGAGGCGGAGGAGTGCTTCGGCGTCGCCGGCTCCGGCATGGATAACCAGCGTGTGGGTGATCGTGTTGGGTTGATCGAGCGCAACGAGCAGATGAGTCGCCATCTCGATGGTGCTTATGGTTTCGGCGGCAACCCGATCATCAGGGTGACTCAAGTTGAGGTGCGGATCGAGATGGAGACCGAGGCGGATTTGCTGTGTGCTGAGGCGTTGGCTGAGTAGTGCGAGCTGGGTAGCGCAATCGGCCAGATCTGCCGGCGTGATGTGGCGCGGGGCAGCAAAACGGTAAAACCGAATTGCCCGTCGTTCAAGGTACGAGAGCAGATCACCGAGTTGCGTGAGTAAGACGCTTAGATGGAGTGGTGCGCCACCGGCAAGACCGGGTTGTTGCACGGTGCGAACAGCAAAGCCTAGACGGATCATGCCCGTGCCGCCTCTTCGGATATGCTTAAGTTAGCAGTGGATCGGTTTGATTATTCCACTGCTCGGAGTATAGTACATTTGTTCGATTTTGTCAAAAGAAGCGGTCAAGTTTGCACTTCAGAGCCGTGGTTTGGTCGTGGGTAGTAGACTGTTGATCGCCAACCGACGATGGTGGCGGGTATAGTAGCGAATCTGGCGAGGTAGATTCTCTTCACCGGATACGTATTGTACTTGGGCGGCCAGCCGGTCGGCGATACGCTGGATCACCGTCATTTGTTCGGCTGAAGACAAGCCACGTAGTTCATCTGCCCACGGTACGGTACATACACCTTCTACCACTACCCCCACTACTTCAGGCCACAAAGGACTGTGTTTCATCCAATTGACGGCGAGGCAGAAGCCAGGACTGGGGATGGGTAATCGTTCTCGGGCGATGGTGAAGAGGTCGGCTGAGTGACCAACCGCGATGACGAGCAAGATCGGCGTCGTGATATTCGGGAGATGGTGTAAGTTCAACAGCGGTAGCTCGAGAAGCTGAGCCAGTGCAGCGGCGAGTGGTTTGCTGGTCAGATCAGGGGCAACAATCCCTCCCAACTGCCATTTGCTGCTGCGGGCAAGTGCGACGAAGCGTTGGATGGTACGCACAATATCGTGTTCACGCAGGTGATAATTGTGTAGTGGATGGATGGTGATGCCGTCATCCATCGCCGAACCGAGACAGATTACACCTTCGTGTACGTAGAGGTCATCTTTCAGCCCGGTGCATGTGTGAAACTCTCGCCGCCGCTCAATACTCTGCAAACACGCCAGCAGGTCAAATTGTGCTTCCGCGTGGGGAGCAAGTGCCAAAGCGTGTTGCCAGGCTTGTTGTGCTTCATCAAACTGTTGTAATTGAAAGAGACAACGCCCCAGCAGATGAAAAACCGCCCAGTCATCGTAGTAACGTTGGCGCGGCTTTTCAAGCATCGTCACTGCTTTGGCATATTCACCACGTGCTGCGTAGATGTAGGCTAATTCGAGTTGTGCAGCCGTATCATTCGGATCAAGCTCAAGACAACGCTGGAACTCTCGTTCCGCTTCGTCGTACCGTTCAAGTTCGATCAAGACGAAGCCGAGGTTGAAATGGGCAAAGTAATCGTCGGCAAGCGTAGCGACCGCCGCAAACGTGTCGGCCGCTTTTGCCAACAAGCCTTGCTGCTGATAATGGAAGGCCAGTGCGTTATGGGCGTCACGCATCGTTGGGTCGGCGGCAATCGCTCGGCGAAACTGCTCGAGGGCCGCTAGCGGGCGTTGGGTGCGCTCGAAAGCCAAACCGTACCGTAAATGGCGACGACTGGCGACGCGCTTCATCTCATCGGTCATCCTAAGCCTCCTCGCCCAACCGGTGTGGGCGATGGTTGCGCGTCGTGTCGTAGGCGGAGTACGCGCAACCGTAGTCACGGTGAAGCTGAGCTGCTCATGGCGTTGTTGGGCAAAACGGTGGCGAGCGCCGCAGCTTGGGTTGCGAGAATCTGTTGAATACCACGTGCCGCAAGATCTAGCAGTGCATCGAGTTGGGCACGTGATACCGGTGTTCGCTCGGCTGTTGCCTGTACCTCGACAAACGCACTATTGATGTTCATCACGACATTACAATCGAGATCGGCCTGACTATCTTCCTCATAGCAAAGATCAAGCAGGAGTGTGTCCTGAATCATTCCTACACTGACTGCGGCCAGTGGGGTGAGTGTTGGGTATGTTTCAACCGCGCCACTGCGTACCAGATGATCGACGGCGAGCGCTAACGCAACGTACCCACCGCTGATCGACGCAGTGCGGGTGCCACCATCAGCCTGTAGAACGTCGCAGTCGATGGTGATGGTTCGCTCACCGATCGCATGTAAATCAATCGCTGCCCGCAGTGCGCGCCCGATCAGGCGTTGAATCTCTTGGGTTCGCCCACTTGGCCCGTTACGTTCACGGCGAGACCGTTGTAATGTCGCCCGCGGTAGCATCGCGTATTCTGCCGTAACCCAACCACCCTGCTGACCGCGCATCCACGCCGGTACACCGTCTTCAATAGTTGCCGTACACAGGACGCGCGTATTGCCATACGCAATGAGTGCCGATCCTTCCGCGTAAGGAGCAGCACCGATCTCGATGGTGATAGGACGCAGTTGATCTGGCGCTCGGCCATCACGTCGTACCATACCGGTTTCTCACTCCTTCCTTTTGAATATCATACCACGTGCAACTACACCCAACAACGCACAATTGCTCAACTTTTCGACATAATGTGCCGAATTTGCCAAAGATACCAGCAGGCGATACTACGGTACGGTCGCCAACGTTCACCTAACGCACGTAGTTCACGCGGCGACAGTATCTGTGGTAATTGATAAACCAGGCGGGCGCCATCCCGCAGTCCGAGATCGTCAGCAGGTAAGATGTCAAGCCGGTTGAGTGCGAACATGAGATAGATTTCAGCCGTCCATCGTCCAATTCCGCGCACGTTGGTTAGCATTGCAATGGCCGTTTCATCGTCGAGCGTCGGGAGTAGTTCAAGGTTGATCTGCCCATACACGATGCGCTCGGCTAGATCTCGTAGGTAACCGCTTTTTTGCATCGAGAGGCCGGCAGCGCGTAGCGCAGTCGTGTCGGCAGCCAGTATCTGTTCCGGCGTCAGTTCACCGAGGAGGGTCGTTAGACGATCACGGATCGCACGCGCGGCATTCAATGAGAGTTGTTGGCTGATAATTGCATAGGCGAGGGTGGCAAAGCTGTGCGGTTGGCGTTGGAGTGCGAACGAACCAATCTGATCGATCCACGGTGCCAGTACCGGATCAACGGTGCAGAGATAGTTGAGAGCTTGCTCCATAGGAATACCACATGATAGTCCACGGCGATGATGGCTTCGCAGTGTCACGCCAAGACACGCTACAATGTAGTATGACCATTGTACTCGATGTTAATGAAAACGGCGATCGTGGCGATTGCTTTGGGATTGCGTCGTTGATGCCGCGCCCTCGCGAGCTATCGGTAACTCACCATCGGGTTGTGGCGCCGGGTAAAACCGATCTCACCTATAGCGATTGGCTCGTGCTGGTACGTGATACGATCCGGGTATTGGGCAACGATGGAGTGATCGGGAGCTACCGGTTGATCTAATCTGCGTGCAACTTTGACTGCGCTTTTGGCGTCGTACCATCACTGCTTTCCACTCCGGTAAGAAATGCCGTATGCAGAGGTTCGGTAACGGCTGGTTGGCGGGGAGGATTGGGCACGGCTGGATAACAATGACACAGCCAGAAAGTTGGCTGGCCGGTGATGAGATGGCGGTACATTTGGCTGAATGCACCGCACTCGCCATTGAAACGCAAGGGATCATCTCGCTCGTCAAACCGCCAGGGTGACGTGCGTATCTCGATGTGATGCGTGCGACGATCCTCCGGTGCGGTTGGACAAGCGTAGATGAACCATGCTAGACTGTGCAAAAGATAGCCAACATACGGAAAGGAGATAACCTTGGTCGGTAATCAGAATGAATTACGTCGCTTCGGCGCCGCTCTGTTGATCGGAATAGCGGCCGGTTTAGCGGCGCGCTACTATTTCGACTCTCGTGCTCGTAATGAAAGTCGGGTGCCCACCGGCTTGATCGACTGGGAGCAGGCCCGTCAGGCGGCATTACGTTTGTCGCAGTGGGAGCAAGCCCCGGTTGACGATCGCCATTTTCGCCGCCAGCAGTACGCCCAGATGGTGGCGCAAAGTGAACCTCTCATCGCCGAGTATCTTGGCGTGCAATTACCCGAACCGGTCAATCGAATTTTTGTCTTCGACCGGCGGGAATGGCTCGAAGCGAATATTGTCTCATTTAGCCAGCTCTTCCGCCCCCTCGAAGAGGTGTATGAAAAGAATGGTGGCGGGCGTGGTGCATTGGGGGTGATGGTTAACGACGTCAGCAGTAAGTTGCTGGGGATGCAGATCGGTGGTCTCCTTGGGTATCTGGCTCAGCGTGTGCTCGGTCAGTACGACTTAAGTCTGCTCTCGGCCGAAGCGACCGGTGGTTCGCTGTACTTTGTCGAACCGAATATTGCCCGTGTCCAGCAGCAACTCGGCCTGAACGATACCGATTTTCGGCTCTGGATTACGCTGCACGAGATGACCCACGCCTTTGAGTTTGAAGCGTATCCATGGGTGCGTCGCTATTTCCGTGAACTGATCGAGCAGAACTTTACGCTCATCAGCGGCCAAATGCTGGGTAACGGCAATAATCTGATCGATATTATGATGCGGCTGGTGCAAGGGGTCGGGAGTGGTCAACATTGGATCGAATCGGTATTGACACCCGATCAGCGGGTGGTGTTTGATCGGATTCAAGCACTGATGTCAATTATTGAAGGTTACGGCAACCATGTGATGAACGCGGTTGGTCGGCGCTTGCTACCGAGTTTCAGCCAGATCGAACATCAGATCGCGCAGCGGCAGCGGCAGCGAACGTTACTCGATCAGATGGTCTTTCGCTTAACCGGCCTCGATCTCAAACTAGCCCAATATCAGCAAGGTGAGGCATTTGTCAATGCGGTAGTGGCCGCACGCGGGATCAGATTTGCCGGTCGCGTCTGGGAACGGCCCGAACATCTGCCGTCAATGGAAGAGATCCGCAATCCGGCGATGTGGATTGCCCGCATAGAACGTATGTAGGAACGTTCGCGGCGATGGGTTGGCACGCTGCGATGACCGGAGGCGTGCCAACCGCAGCTATCATTCACCGCTCACCGATCAGCGCCAACAGCGCGGCTTCATCAAGCACCGGAATACCAAGTTGCTGGGCCTTCGCTAATTTGCTACCGGCATTCACCCCCGCTACGACATAATTCGTCTTCTTACTGACGCTATCGGTGACTTTACCGCCGTGTGCGATGATCAGAGCGCTGGCCTGCTCGCGGGTCAGTGAAGGTAACGTTCCGGTGAGGACAAACGTCTGTCCGGCGAGCACATCACTCTTCCGTTCACGCTGGGGGCCGGCGTTCATCTGAACTCCTGCCGCGCGCAACTTTTCGATCAACTGCCGATTTTCGGGGTGGGCA includes the following:
- the rph gene encoding ribonuclease PH, yielding MVRRDGRAPDQLRPITIEIGAAPYAEGSALIAYGNTRVLCTATIEDGVPAWMRGQQGGWVTAEYAMLPRATLQRSRRERNGPSGRTQEIQRLIGRALRAAIDLHAIGERTITIDCDVLQADGGTRTASISGGYVALALAVDHLVRSGAVETYPTLTPLAAVSVGMIQDTLLLDLCYEEDSQADLDCNVVMNINSAFVEVQATAERTPVSRAQLDALLDLAARGIQQILATQAAALATVLPNNAMSSSASP
- a CDS encoding apurinic/apyrimidinic endonuclease family protein, yielding MIRLGFAVRTVQQPGLAGGAPLHLSVLLTQLGDLLSYLERRAIRFYRFAAPRHITPADLADCATQLALLSQRLSTQQIRLGLHLDPHLNLSHPDDRVAAETISTIEMATHLLVALDQPNTITHTLVIHAGAGDAEALLRLTRRWSALSAPARRRTTIEHNSSGPSLRLLLTLAARIGIPIVFDYLHFHLHNPDRWSLPLALGLSLATWPRDVRPEVHLSSQRSEAHLLPGRNGTTRVLPPRPGQHADFIVAQDALDLLAASRGLPPFDLMLEAKAGDLALLRLRHDLHRYAPEWEACVQ
- a CDS encoding peptidylprolyl isomerase, with the translated sequence MSTQRPSSTPNPMTGLIAIAILLIILGLVAGLLISRAAPPTATPSPTTPPAPPTAAPVATPTPAASTMPIMPTATTYRYNSPPPMTIDPAKKYTATIYTPRGEIVIELLPDIAPQTVNNFVFLARQNFYNGLTWHRVLPNFMAQGGDPNGDGTGGPGYTIPAEFTDKILFDQPGIVAMARSTDPNSAGSQFFITTAPAPWLNEQYTIFGRVIKGQEIVDGIPLRDPNNPADLATPGETILGITISEE
- a CDS encoding tetratricopeptide repeat protein; this encodes MTDEMKRVASRRHLRYGLAFERTQRPLAALEQFRRAIAADPTMRDAHNALAFHYQQQGLLAKAADTFAAVATLADDYFAHFNLGFVLIELERYDEAEREFQRCLELDPNDTAAQLELAYIYAARGEYAKAVTMLEKPRQRYYDDWAVFHLLGRCLFQLQQFDEAQQAWQHALALAPHAEAQFDLLACLQSIERRREFHTCTGLKDDLYVHEGVICLGSAMDDGITIHPLHNYHLREHDIVRTIQRFVALARSSKWQLGGIVAPDLTSKPLAAALAQLLELPLLNLHHLPNITTPILLVIAVGHSADLFTIARERLPIPSPGFCLAVNWMKHSPLWPEVVGVVVEGVCTVPWADELRGLSSAEQMTVIQRIADRLAAQVQYVSGEENLPRQIRYYTRHHRRLAINSLLPTTKPRL
- a CDS encoding zinc-dependent metalloprotease, which gives rise to MVGNQNELRRFGAALLIGIAAGLAARYYFDSRARNESRVPTGLIDWEQARQAALRLSQWEQAPVDDRHFRRQQYAQMVAQSEPLIAEYLGVQLPEPVNRIFVFDRREWLEANIVSFSQLFRPLEEVYEKNGGGRGALGVMVNDVSSKLLGMQIGGLLGYLAQRVLGQYDLSLLSAEATGGSLYFVEPNIARVQQQLGLNDTDFRLWITLHEMTHAFEFEAYPWVRRYFRELIEQNFTLISGQMLGNGNNLIDIMMRLVQGVGSGQHWIESVLTPDQRVVFDRIQALMSIIEGYGNHVMNAVGRRLLPSFSQIEHQIAQRQRQRTLLDQMVFRLTGLDLKLAQYQQGEAFVNAVVAARGIRFAGRVWERPEHLPSMEEIRNPAMWIARIERM
- a CDS encoding DNA-3-methyladenine glycosylase family protein, which produces MEQALNYLCTVDPVLAPWIDQIGSFALQRQPHSFATLAYAIISQQLSLNAARAIRDRLTTLLGELTPEQILAADTTALRAAGLSMQKSGYLRDLAERIVYGQINLELLPTLDDETAIAMLTNVRGIGRWTAEIYLMFALNRLDILPADDLGLRDGARLVYQLPQILSPRELRALGERWRPYRSIACWYLWQIRHIMSKS